A window from Roseburia sp. 499 encodes these proteins:
- a CDS encoding MarR family winged helix-turn-helix transcriptional regulator has product MRNYSVLLEQVERIVHKYSQKESCKRDYGVDIPLTQTEIHLIAVIGEQPGIGVKGLAKEKGVTDGAASQMVRKLVQKELIQKRVSAESEAKVELTLTEKGKICFEEHLQYHAKENEKWYQILDKLDDEGYETLAQLVAQVEEMLS; this is encoded by the coding sequence ATGCGTAATTATAGTGTTTTGTTAGAACAAGTGGAACGAATTGTTCATAAATATAGTCAGAAGGAGAGTTGTAAGCGCGATTATGGTGTGGATATTCCATTGACACAGACGGAGATACACTTGATTGCTGTCATCGGAGAACAGCCGGGCATCGGTGTAAAAGGTCTTGCAAAGGAAAAAGGTGTGACAGATGGAGCAGCTTCGCAGATGGTTCGCAAGCTGGTACAAAAGGAGTTGATACAAAAGCGAGTATCGGCAGAATCAGAAGCTAAGGTAGAACTGACGTTGACGGAAAAAGGAAAGATATGCTTTGAGGAACATCTCCAATATCATGCCAAGGAAAATGAAAAGTGGTATCAGATTTTGGATAAGTTGGACGATGAGGGATATGAAACGTTGGCACAGTTAGTGGCACAGGTGGAGGAAATGTTAAGTTAG
- a CDS encoding CPBP family intramembrane glutamic endopeptidase: MYVEYNKHLLYNSSSYYLEVIREKMNMKKKLIVFLGITFILPLVCCLIMQSFPIFRTGAANLILYAIEGASPTIAAIVVHCRGKEKGIGAFLSDKLWKQFSVKYCLIGFFTPAIVLTLGKAIVYFTMGTNEFFSPLSVKKILIISWALVAEELGWRGFLQDWLQEQCREVWIPLITGVIWALWHYHFVISGTMDIPYVAFLFGCVAESYGYYLITKASKGNVVPACIWHFSGNLFFNIYHINPEWNGGSMIPYWIINGIYLVYFLMFMLYQREEKE, encoded by the coding sequence ATGTATGTTGAGTATAATAAGCATTTGTTATACAATAGTAGCAGTTATTATTTGGAGGTTATACGAGAAAAAATGAACATGAAGAAAAAATTAATCGTATTCTTAGGAATCACATTTATACTTCCTCTCGTATGTTGTTTGATTATGCAGTCTTTTCCAATATTTCGGACAGGAGCTGCGAATCTGATATTATATGCGATAGAAGGAGCATCCCCTACTATTGCAGCAATCGTTGTTCATTGCAGAGGGAAAGAAAAAGGGATAGGTGCTTTTCTGTCAGATAAGTTATGGAAACAATTTTCGGTAAAATATTGTCTGATTGGCTTTTTTACACCGGCGATAGTGTTAACATTGGGGAAAGCAATCGTTTATTTTACGATGGGAACAAATGAGTTCTTTTCGCCTCTTAGCGTGAAAAAAATACTGATTATCTCATGGGCTCTTGTAGCTGAAGAACTTGGATGGAGAGGTTTTTTGCAAGATTGGCTTCAAGAGCAGTGTAGGGAAGTATGGATACCGTTGATTACAGGTGTGATATGGGCACTATGGCATTATCATTTTGTGATTTCCGGAACAATGGATATCCCATATGTTGCATTTTTATTTGGTTGTGTTGCTGAAAGTTATGGATATTATCTGATTACAAAAGCTTCTAAGGGAAATGTGGTACCGGCTTGTATCTGGCATTTTTCGGGAAATTTGTTTTTTAATATATATCATATTAACCCGGAATGGAATGGTGGAAGTATGATACCATATTGGATAATTAATGGTATATATCTTGTATATTTTTTGATGTTTATGTTATATCAAAGAGAAGAAAAAGAATAG
- a CDS encoding ABC transporter ATP-binding protein, with the protein MAVILQTDNIMKKFDKEEILKGISLEIEENTFTAILGPSGSGKSTLLNVISGLLRPTEGSVICDGTVISELSEAKLADWKRNQAGHVFQNYLLLENLTVEENIKIGINKNGESFSFDRLVRILELTELLHKFPAQLSGGQQQRVAIARAVIKCPKILFCDEATGALDETNSKTVVELLHKIKRDLGVTVLFTTHNLQIAKTADRVITIKDGTICKDIRNSEPITASEMVWG; encoded by the coding sequence ATGGCAGTTATTTTACAAACAGATAATATTATGAAAAAATTTGACAAAGAAGAGATATTAAAGGGTATTTCTTTAGAAATAGAAGAAAATACCTTTACGGCAATTCTTGGACCAAGTGGGTCAGGAAAGTCAACATTGCTTAATGTTATTTCCGGGTTACTACGTCCTACGGAAGGAAGCGTAATCTGTGATGGTACGGTAATATCAGAATTAAGTGAAGCAAAGTTGGCTGACTGGAAGCGGAACCAGGCAGGTCATGTTTTTCAGAATTACTTACTTCTTGAAAATCTTACCGTTGAAGAAAATATCAAAATAGGAATCAACAAAAACGGTGAATCTTTTTCCTTTGACAGACTAGTTCGGATACTTGAATTGACGGAATTGTTACATAAATTTCCGGCACAGCTTTCAGGAGGACAGCAACAGAGAGTTGCCATTGCAAGAGCGGTAATAAAATGTCCGAAGATACTATTTTGCGATGAGGCAACAGGGGCTTTGGATGAGACAAATAGTAAGACGGTTGTGGAGTTATTACATAAGATAAAAAGAGATTTGGGAGTAACAGTCTTATTTACCACCCATAATCTGCAGATTGCAAAGACAGCAGATCGAGTGATTACAATTAAGGATGGAACTATTTGTAAAGACATTCGAAATAGTGAACCTATTACTGCAAGTGAAATGGTATGGGGGTAA
- a CDS encoding serine hydrolase domain-containing protein has protein sequence MKKCGIVFCKLKLLLAILIFSIFMLNSQKCYAKDVEEESEISEKIDNYLQTTLEDANVKGMALEIVNSDTVVYSNTYGDAKETSDNFIIGSMSKSFTALAIVDLADKGIVNLDVSICEYLEDYPELEEITVRDLLNQVSGIASNQLLSDINITSSKGQFQYANANYNLLGKIIEKVTGKEYTEYVKESIFEPLEMTNTYANYGEDQQKTLVQGYTSYFGIMIPRNVMYPDKDSWSQVPAGYIISNIEDMGKYLQMYLRKGNSIFDSETVNTVLHNGVDASTDTSAVSDMYGGDAKYCMGWIEKKVDDEPIIYHAGKVENFTSVMVLLPERDLAAVMLFNSMDFLVGQSLIEQIEENVVSIIRGEEIKEINSNSYILQHGIINVVCLVMIFLCCLPILIFLKREKERKGNIVISIIIHLVCPILLAIAFPIAGMPLFVIRGFVPDIFLVLILSITILILGGIIKFVKR, from the coding sequence ATGAAAAAATGTGGGATAGTATTTTGTAAATTAAAATTGTTGTTAGCTATATTAATTTTTAGCATATTTATGCTAAATAGTCAGAAGTGCTATGCCAAGGATGTTGAAGAAGAATCGGAAATAAGTGAAAAAATTGACAATTATTTGCAGACAACATTAGAGGATGCAAATGTAAAAGGAATGGCTTTAGAAATTGTAAATTCGGATACAGTAGTATATAGCAATACCTATGGAGATGCAAAAGAAACATCAGATAATTTTATTATAGGTTCGATGAGTAAGTCATTTACGGCATTAGCAATTGTGGATTTAGCTGATAAGGGAATTGTGAATTTGGATGTTAGTATATGTGAATATTTAGAAGATTATCCGGAACTTGAGGAAATAACGGTTCGGGATTTGTTAAATCAAGTAAGTGGAATAGCATCAAATCAGCTGCTGAGTGATATCAATATTACATCAAGTAAAGGGCAGTTTCAATATGCTAATGCAAATTATAATCTCCTGGGAAAAATAATTGAGAAAGTTACTGGTAAGGAATATACAGAATATGTAAAAGAGAGCATTTTTGAGCCGTTGGAAATGACAAATACATACGCAAATTATGGAGAAGATCAACAAAAGACGTTGGTGCAGGGATATACCAGTTACTTTGGAATTATGATTCCGAGAAATGTAATGTATCCGGATAAGGATTCGTGGTCTCAGGTTCCGGCGGGATATATCATTTCAAATATTGAGGATATGGGAAAGTATCTTCAGATGTACTTGAGAAAAGGAAATTCTATATTCGATAGTGAGACTGTGAATACTGTTCTTCATAATGGAGTGGACGCTTCCACCGATACAAGTGCAGTTAGTGATATGTATGGTGGTGATGCAAAATATTGTATGGGATGGATAGAGAAAAAAGTAGACGATGAACCTATTATCTATCATGCTGGAAAGGTAGAAAATTTTACATCAGTTATGGTATTGTTGCCAGAACGGGATTTAGCAGCAGTAATGTTATTTAATTCCATGGATTTTTTGGTGGGACAAAGTCTGATTGAGCAAATAGAAGAAAATGTTGTATCAATTATTCGTGGAGAAGAGATAAAAGAAATCAATTCTAATTCATATATATTGCAACATGGGATTATCAATGTAGTGTGTTTAGTGATGATTTTTTTATGTTGTTTACCAATTTTAATTTTTTTGAAACGTGAAAAAGAGAGAAAAGGAAATATTGTTATTTCAATAATAATTCACTTGGTGTGTCCAATATTGCTGGCAATTGCATTTCCGATAGCTGGGATGCCGTTGTTTGTGATTAGAGGATTTGTTCCAGATATTTTTTTAGTTCTTATTTTATCAATTACGATACTCATTTTGGGTGGAATCATTAAATTTGTGAAAAGATAG
- a CDS encoding FtsX-like permease family protein, protein MGLLYKNILKQILNNKVFVGLLGILSFLTSLSYFFVKFSIDGNLENLEQLVTLSENQVLYRNALLSNTTLANIFLLSTCSLTAFVFAMFFYRFHRTNKTKLGCLKALGYKDREIGACFALFTVLISIIGGLFGILGGYFLSEVLVSANERSYAVNDLVKYVNPLSIICGIGIPVMVYLVVTGLCFQMIRGKEPGVLMSGKTPFKKLGFTFRLTDHIVKCLPVKEKFPYRIALRKPVAVLMIFIGILVFNVCVILGQSLNKSSQKIMDSQMEGRSYAYELQLEEITAQKVPENAVSYLTTSVKVLANNEKLEQNIVGISRENDFFCLLDEQKNVLSLPKKGEVYINPGVAELYGVKEGDTLSILQNGMEKELTVVAVVSNAEKDSIYCNIEELQAFMNCEAESYNGLWGEEKIEGTGEITSWGQRVEQLERDSVSGKVSAVINQATGAIVGMILLFLSLFLNFQDNKKDMQILRLIGYQDKDIRHIFVDIYWKIVVVFFIIAIIPGILIAQAIQRVLSVAIGDFMPFCMNLGVVVVLFLVLSVLYFLVKTIFAREVRKV, encoded by the coding sequence ATGGGACTGTTATATAAAAATATCTTAAAACAGATTTTAAATAATAAAGTATTTGTGGGCTTATTGGGGATTCTTTCCTTTTTAACGTCCTTGTCGTACTTTTTTGTGAAATTTTCTATTGATGGAAATCTGGAAAATCTAGAGCAATTGGTAACATTAAGTGAGAATCAGGTATTATATAGAAATGCCTTATTGAGTAATACAACGTTGGCAAATATATTTTTGTTATCTACCTGTTCTTTAACAGCCTTTGTCTTTGCTATGTTTTTCTATCGTTTTCACCGTACCAATAAAACAAAGCTTGGCTGTTTAAAAGCATTAGGATATAAGGACAGGGAAATTGGTGCATGTTTTGCATTATTTACGGTTTTGATTTCTATTATTGGTGGACTTTTCGGAATACTGGGTGGTTATTTTTTATCAGAGGTACTTGTATCTGCAAATGAGCGAAGTTATGCAGTGAATGATTTAGTGAAATATGTAAATCCACTAAGTATTATCTGTGGCATAGGAATTCCTGTTATGGTATATCTTGTTGTTACCGGATTGTGTTTTCAGATGATTAGAGGGAAAGAACCAGGTGTGCTAATGTCCGGAAAAACACCTTTTAAGAAGCTTGGTTTTACATTTCGCCTTACAGATCATATTGTGAAGTGTCTTCCGGTAAAAGAGAAATTTCCTTATCGGATAGCACTGAGAAAACCAGTGGCGGTATTGATGATTTTTATAGGAATTCTTGTTTTTAATGTATGTGTGATATTAGGACAGTCTTTAAATAAAAGTAGTCAGAAGATTATGGATAGTCAAATGGAAGGACGCAGTTATGCATATGAGTTACAGCTGGAAGAAATTACGGCGCAAAAAGTGCCGGAAAATGCTGTTTCGTATCTTACTACAAGTGTAAAGGTATTGGCCAATAATGAGAAATTAGAACAGAACATAGTGGGCATATCAAGGGAAAATGATTTCTTTTGTCTGTTAGATGAACAGAAAAATGTGTTATCATTGCCAAAAAAGGGAGAGGTATATATCAATCCGGGGGTAGCAGAACTCTATGGGGTAAAGGAAGGAGATACCTTATCCATTTTGCAAAACGGAATGGAAAAGGAACTGACAGTGGTGGCGGTTGTTTCTAATGCAGAGAAAGATAGCATTTATTGTAACATAGAAGAACTGCAAGCATTTATGAACTGTGAAGCAGAAAGCTACAATGGCCTTTGGGGTGAAGAAAAAATAGAAGGAACGGGAGAAATCACTTCCTGGGGACAGCGCGTAGAACAGTTAGAACGAGATTCTGTATCAGGAAAAGTCAGTGCTGTTATCAATCAGGCAACAGGGGCAATCGTAGGTATGATTTTATTGTTCCTTTCCTTATTTTTAAACTTTCAGGATAATAAGAAAGATATGCAGATATTACGTTTGATTGGATATCAGGATAAGGATATCAGACATATATTTGTAGACATTTATTGGAAGATTGTGGTAGTATTTTTTATAATTGCAATTATTCCGGGAATCCTCATTGCGCAGGCAATCCAACGAGTTCTTTCCGTAGCAATTGGTGATTTTATGCCATTTTGTATGAATTTGGGAGTGGTTGTAGTATTGTTTCTGGTATTGAGTGTATTGTACTTTTTGGTAAAGACGATTTTTGCCAGAGAAGTAAGAAAAGTCTGA
- a CDS encoding CPBP family intramembrane glutamic endopeptidase: MKKENKYILYTYLLFFVLFCITGGALTIFGEGYIFGALQMLCSWAPTIVLVILFKQLVINKNKKEFVKQLFSEKVNIPLLLGVIVSQITIFVIALYFVSIILDCNMMDMVDLSLKNVLWGFLYNLFLGPMGENFGWKGYLFPVFVEKYGKRKAIILLGLVQAFWHFPLWLASGYTGWSLVIYSVAFSLALSAANIIMCICYEKNHNLLMPIMVHQMFNFTVGCLYSGELLCMLSIISICYTIVAVIIWRLYEKK; encoded by the coding sequence TTGAAGAAAGAAAATAAGTACATTCTGTACACATATCTATTATTTTTTGTGTTGTTTTGCATTACAGGTGGAGCACTGACCATATTTGGAGAAGGATACATATTTGGGGCATTACAAATGCTTTGTTCATGGGCTCCAACAATTGTATTGGTGATTCTGTTTAAACAGTTGGTTATAAACAAAAATAAAAAGGAATTTGTAAAGCAATTGTTTTCTGAAAAAGTAAATATTCCCTTGTTGTTAGGTGTCATAGTCAGCCAAATAACTATTTTTGTTATTGCTTTATATTTTGTAAGTATCATATTGGATTGCAATATGATGGATATGGTGGATTTGTCCTTGAAAAATGTTTTATGGGGATTTCTTTATAATTTGTTTTTAGGACCCATGGGTGAGAATTTTGGGTGGAAAGGGTATCTGTTCCCGGTTTTTGTAGAAAAATATGGAAAGAGAAAAGCCATTATCTTATTAGGTCTGGTACAGGCGTTCTGGCATTTCCCGTTGTGGCTTGCATCTGGGTATACCGGTTGGTCATTGGTTATATATTCTGTCGCTTTTTCATTAGCATTGTCAGCAGCTAATATTATCATGTGTATTTGCTATGAAAAAAATCATAATCTACTGATGCCAATTATGGTTCATCAAATGTTTAATTTTACCGTTGGATGTTTATATTCAGGAGAATTATTATGTATGTTGAGTATAATAAGCATTTGTTATACAATAGTAGCAGTTATTATTTGGAGGTTATACGAGAAAAAATGA
- a CDS encoding DUF4430 domain-containing protein, translated as MKKKILNICMVLVVLLMIAGGIVTVGSVKGWFEKETTSDITVSEKTGIAKIERNGVAFEVDRDTTVRAGDKLYTQKGATLTISEADTARIYMNSDAEISVESIGDTIEFEVLKGEVLVDAREWKNVTAISGEAEIYMKDAVISISTQTGSGEIPVYSGKIDVKDKKSEEAVTAKSGQVVSIVENSGYEVSKLKVSSLNDFIIQQLAKCDIDESFCFTKADLKAVQKERENEILKAQQELLEKNESASDEEETGTANRNEIAENLDNGEGEKVAENGTNPGSNEAATNSGNGQTTSESGGETQTENTPPSQTVEQPETHAKYCTIEIRCDTILNNMQNLTPGLEGYVPSNGTVLGTSKIEFTEGETVFDVLKRACDSAGIQIEYSYTPIYESYYIEGINHLYEFDCGNESGWMYKVNGWFPNYGCSSYTVQEGDTIVWCYTCNGLGADVGGGM; from the coding sequence ATGAAAAAGAAAATTTTAAATATCTGTATGGTGTTAGTAGTTCTTTTGATGATTGCCGGTGGCATTGTCACAGTGGGATCAGTCAAAGGTTGGTTTGAGAAAGAGACAACTTCTGATATTACAGTTTCCGAAAAAACAGGGATTGCTAAGATTGAAAGAAATGGTGTTGCCTTTGAGGTTGATAGAGATACAACAGTAAGAGCAGGGGACAAACTGTATACGCAAAAGGGAGCAACACTGACCATTTCAGAGGCAGATACAGCTAGGATTTACATGAATAGTGATGCTGAAATTTCAGTGGAGAGTATTGGCGATACAATAGAATTTGAAGTTTTAAAAGGCGAGGTTCTTGTAGATGCACGTGAATGGAAAAATGTAACTGCAATATCCGGTGAAGCAGAAATATACATGAAAGATGCAGTGATATCAATTTCTACGCAGACAGGTTCTGGTGAGATACCGGTCTATTCCGGAAAAATAGACGTAAAGGATAAAAAATCAGAAGAAGCGGTTACAGCAAAATCTGGGCAGGTAGTTTCTATTGTTGAAAATTCAGGGTATGAAGTTAGTAAACTAAAAGTAAGCAGCCTGAATGATTTTATCATACAACAACTTGCAAAGTGCGATATTGATGAATCCTTTTGCTTTACAAAAGCAGACTTGAAAGCAGTTCAGAAAGAAAGAGAAAATGAGATTTTAAAGGCGCAGCAGGAACTGCTGGAGAAAAACGAGAGTGCTTCTGATGAAGAAGAGACAGGCACGGCAAATAGGAATGAAATTGCAGAAAATTTGGATAATGGTGAAGGGGAAAAGGTTGCAGAAAATGGAACGAATCCCGGAAGTAATGAAGCAGCAACGAATTCAGGAAATGGTCAGACAACATCTGAATCAGGAGGTGAGACACAGACAGAGAATACGCCCCCTAGTCAAACGGTAGAACAGCCGGAAACACATGCGAAGTATTGTACCATAGAAATACGATGCGATACCATATTGAATAATATGCAAAATCTTACGCCGGGACTGGAAGGATATGTACCCTCAAACGGAACTGTTTTAGGAACTTCTAAAATAGAGTTTACAGAAGGGGAAACTGTTTTTGATGTATTAAAAAGAGCATGCGACAGTGCAGGAATACAGATTGAATATTCTTATACACCGATATATGAAAGCTATTATATTGAAGGGATTAACCATTTGTATGAATTTGATTGTGGAAATGAATCTGGTTGGATGTATAAAGTCAATGGCTGGTTTCCGAATTACGGATGTTCCAGCTATACCGTGCAGGAAGGAGACACCATTGTGTGGTGCTATACCTGTAATGGACTGGGTGCAGATGTAGGTGGAGGAATGTGA
- a CDS encoding PadR family transcriptional regulator: MENIILSLLLIKSMTIYEMRSFIQKNLSTVCSDSLGSIQSAIKKLFEKNCISLREYEQKGVLKKEYQITATGLQQFREWIEAPMNLQKMKNMEEGKFFFLGMAPKETRIASLKKYVESLRVEREKLLQIEQYIESIKNDVIQMNVERISEEANLGKHLLEVSGESTLENVVKNIYDYQIYDLQYGLKRLKDDILFYEEIIERELKN; the protein is encoded by the coding sequence ATGGAAAATATCATTTTAAGTTTGCTATTGATAAAAAGTATGACAATATATGAAATGCGATCGTTCATACAGAAGAATCTTAGTACGGTTTGTAGCGATAGTCTTGGAAGTATTCAAAGTGCCATCAAAAAATTATTTGAAAAGAATTGCATCAGTTTGCGGGAATATGAGCAAAAAGGTGTTCTGAAAAAGGAATATCAAATTACGGCAACAGGACTCCAACAGTTCAGAGAATGGATTGAAGCACCCATGAACTTGCAGAAGATGAAGAACATGGAAGAGGGAAAGTTCTTTTTCTTAGGAATGGCACCAAAGGAAACCCGTATTGCATCCCTGAAAAAATATGTAGAGAGTCTTCGGGTAGAACGAGAAAAACTATTGCAGATAGAGCAGTACATAGAGAGTATAAAGAATGATGTTATTCAAATGAATGTAGAACGTATTAGTGAAGAGGCGAATTTGGGTAAGCATTTACTGGAGGTTTCAGGTGAGAGTACATTAGAGAATGTGGTAAAAAATATTTATGATTATCAAATATATGATCTTCAATATGGTTTAAAACGATTAAAGGACGATATTCTGTTTTATGAGGAAATTATTGAAAGAGAATTGAAAAACTAA
- a CDS encoding CPBP family intramembrane glutamic endopeptidase, translating into MKEKICSWVNKVPILFCFLVCICTLGISSIFVWDDNPITGWDKLVGDVCITLFCMIFLWCLGLWKKAGFTRAGFGRGLLLGIPFYVIGICAAVIGNIGTDFAALTLRSESFLVLFALNMFFVGMNEEVLMRALVLNVLRVKYGETERGDVKAVWISALIFGLIHLPNVFFMSPLTVVVQAVNAASAGVLFAVIYLKSGNLWANIIIHMIVDFLSLFVGQCFTSGASVLSMELTIGGVVGMIIAGSLPPLIVAWFYQKCKSAKRTD; encoded by the coding sequence ATGAAGGAAAAAATTTGTAGTTGGGTAAATAAGGTACCAATTCTATTTTGCTTTTTGGTATGTATCTGCACCTTGGGGATTTCCAGCATCTTTGTGTGGGATGATAATCCGATCACAGGATGGGATAAACTGGTAGGGGATGTGTGTATTACACTTTTTTGTATGATTTTCCTGTGGTGCCTTGGACTTTGGAAGAAAGCTGGTTTTACCCGCGCAGGATTTGGTAGAGGATTACTTTTGGGAATTCCGTTTTATGTAATCGGAATCTGCGCAGCAGTTATTGGAAATATAGGAACAGACTTCGCGGCACTTACATTGCGCTCGGAATCTTTTCTGGTGCTATTTGCTTTGAATATGTTTTTTGTGGGGATGAATGAGGAAGTGTTGATGCGTGCACTTGTTCTGAATGTTCTTCGGGTGAAGTATGGAGAGACAGAGCGTGGAGATGTGAAAGCTGTTTGGATATCCGCACTTATTTTTGGATTGATACATTTGCCAAATGTGTTTTTCATGAGTCCTCTGACTGTTGTAGTACAGGCTGTAAATGCGGCTTCTGCCGGAGTATTGTTTGCAGTTATTTATTTGAAAAGTGGGAACTTATGGGCGAATATCATTATACATATGATAGTGGATTTTCTGTCCCTTTTTGTTGGACAATGTTTTACATCAGGAGCCTCAGTGCTTAGCATGGAGCTGACCATTGGCGGGGTTGTTGGAATGATAATTGCAGGCTCATTGCCACCGCTTATCGTGGCGTGGTTTTATCAAAAGTGTAAGTCAGCAAAAAGAACGGATTAA
- a CDS encoding MerR family DNA-binding transcriptional regulator produces MYSIGEVAKITGVSRDRLRNYEKYGLLSPSVNEENNYRFYSEFEIDKILAIQLYRAIDLGMGEIEQIVKNPDLDILENILDSKKKQVLAQISKLEAILQYTNVLQCDIQKIKDCLNNYKIMFMPDFEISGEISDYRAYSEYNVLGSQAGEIPIIKKLYREISFSENEILDSRMLITSKKAGKQTKQKCVYTVVEEKGDDILQTVFKSTMKWVKDNGYEVMGKAYIEMLFLHQESDYMHSYLGVYVPVK; encoded by the coding sequence ATGTATTCGATAGGAGAGGTTGCTAAAATAACGGGAGTATCTCGTGACAGACTGCGAAATTATGAGAAGTATGGTCTTCTTTCGCCAAGCGTTAATGAAGAAAACAATTATCGTTTCTATTCGGAGTTTGAAATTGATAAGATTCTTGCAATACAGTTGTATAGAGCAATAGATTTAGGAATGGGGGAGATAGAACAGATTGTCAAAAATCCTGATTTGGATATATTGGAAAATATTCTTGATAGCAAGAAAAAGCAGGTTTTAGCCCAAATTTCTAAATTAGAAGCAATATTGCAGTATACCAATGTTTTACAATGTGATATACAAAAAATAAAGGATTGTCTTAATAACTATAAGATTATGTTTATGCCGGATTTTGAAATTTCCGGTGAGATATCAGATTATAGAGCTTACAGCGAGTATAATGTTTTGGGGAGTCAGGCGGGAGAGATTCCTATTATAAAGAAACTTTATAGAGAAATCTCTTTTTCAGAGAATGAAATATTAGATAGTAGGATGTTGATTACTTCTAAGAAAGCAGGAAAACAAACGAAACAGAAATGTGTATATACGGTTGTTGAAGAAAAAGGAGATGATATTTTACAAACGGTTTTTAAGAGTACGATGAAATGGGTCAAAGATAATGGATATGAAGTCATGGGAAAGGCATATATAGAAATGTTGTTTTTACATCAAGAGAGTGATTATATGCATTCTTATTTAGGAGTGTACGTTCCTGTAAAATAA
- a CDS encoding LytTR family DNA-binding domain-containing protein → MILKLNQNEQIKEPEVQITYAQMNEEVERVATFVRTLGTTIRCKSDGKETYIPAADIYYFESVDKKSFVYCEKDVYQTELRLYEIEEQLGSKGFARINKACILNLAFLDSIRPLPSSRLEATLKNDEKLFVSRKYLGEIKSILQRRSGL, encoded by the coding sequence TTGATTTTAAAATTGAATCAGAATGAACAGATAAAAGAACCGGAAGTACAGATTACATATGCGCAGATGAATGAAGAGGTAGAAAGAGTGGCTACTTTTGTGCGTACTTTGGGCACAACCATACGTTGTAAATCAGATGGGAAGGAAACGTATATTCCGGCTGCCGATATCTATTATTTTGAAAGTGTAGATAAAAAGAGCTTTGTCTACTGTGAAAAGGATGTGTATCAGACAGAACTTAGGCTGTATGAGATAGAAGAACAGCTGGGGAGTAAGGGATTTGCAAGAATCAATAAAGCTTGTATATTGAATCTTGCGTTCTTGGATAGTATCCGACCTTTGCCAAGTAGCAGACTTGAGGCAACTTTGAAAAATGATGAGAAACTGTTTGTTAGCAGAAAGTATCTGGGAGAAATTAAAAGTATCTTGCAAAGGAGAAGTGGCTTATGA
- a CDS encoding alpha/beta fold hydrolase, with translation MAPSRFGYPGSDAPEDPSVENQVEAFVELLDTLEIDQVYVLATSAGGATAIKFALMYPERTKGLILYCSGYPTLEEPEDEVTYVGPPAFLCSDFPMWFFSPLFGPVMGMDRDTIEMIMPLKERKEGIVIDAKVSNTVMYNHREDYDMSTLEVPVLCFHAKDDKLADYSGAKPWEERIPDCTFISFETGGHLMVGNGEVIQKELAKFVERTR, from the coding sequence ATTGCACCATCACGTTTTGGTTATCCGGGAAGTGATGCTCCTGAGGACCCAAGTGTAGAAAATCAGGTAGAGGCTTTTGTGGAATTATTAGATACATTAGAGATAGATCAGGTATATGTGTTGGCTACTTCAGCTGGAGGAGCAACAGCCATCAAGTTTGCGCTGATGTATCCGGAACGAACAAAGGGATTGATTTTATACTGTTCCGGATATCCGACATTAGAAGAGCCGGAAGATGAAGTTACTTATGTAGGACCACCGGCATTCCTTTGCAGTGATTTCCCTATGTGGTTTTTTAGCCCGTTGTTTGGTCCGGTGATGGGAATGGACAGAGATACGATAGAAATGATTATGCCTTTGAAAGAACGAAAAGAAGGAATTGTGATAGATGCCAAGGTATCTAATACCGTTATGTATAATCATAGAGAAGATTACGATATGAGTACATTAGAAGTACCGGTTCTCTGTTTCCATGCAAAGGATGATAAGCTGGCTGATTACAGTGGTGCTAAACCTTGGGAAGAAAGGATACCGGATTGTACCTTTATTTCCTTTGAAACAGGGGGACATCTTATGGTAGGGAATGGTGAAGTAATTCAGAAGGAGTTAGCAAAATTCGTAGAGAGAACAAGATGA